In a single window of the Schistocerca americana isolate TAMUIC-IGC-003095 chromosome X, iqSchAmer2.1, whole genome shotgun sequence genome:
- the LOC124556053 gene encoding putative Dol-P-Glc:Glc(2)Man(9)GlcNAc(2)-PP-Dol alpha-1,2-glucosyltransferase, whose product MTSQVISTKRSLDKLLDEALNIFERLGVNCKLVKMGPQIGCMSTSQGASTFASDSHTLWFFPCLLCRDPPPPSRTWDPKITTLPGLYVFSVIYLKIAGLFMGQDFCDIHGLRVFNVFLCLANFILIYRLQRQISTLGRWCDGRKCLADECKWRDLATALNMSLFPVLYYFAFFYYTEQLSTFTVLLTYSLSLTEYTKESAIMAPAPFQIDCKILPDSPVLLTEHHQKLQA is encoded by the exons ATGACGTCACAGGTAATTAGCACCAAACGATCACTCGACAAACTGCTTGATGAAGCTCTCAACATCTTTGAAAGATTGGGTGTCAACTGTAAACTTG TCAAGATGGGCCCCCAAATTGGCTGTATGTCCACTTCACAGGGTGCCTCTACCTTCGCCTCTGACTCTCACACTCTCTGGTTCTTTCCTTGCTTGCTGTGCCGAGATCCCCCACCCCCAAGTCGCACT TGGGATCCTAAAATAACAACACTCCCAGGACTGTACGTGTTTTCTGTCATTTACCTCAAGATTGCTGGATTGTTTATGGGGCAAGATTTTTGTGACATACATGGTCTTCGTGTCTTTAATGTTTTCCTCTGTCTTGCTAATTTTATCCTGATTTACAGACTACAACGGCAGATAAGCACCTTG GGGAGGTGGTGTGATGGCAGGAAATGTTTGGCAGATGAGTGCAAATGGAGGGATCTTGCCACAGCTTTGAATATGTCCCTGTTTCCTGTTCTCTACTACTTTGCATTCTTTTACTACACTGAACAGTTATCAACTTTTACTGTGTTACTGACATATTCATTGTCTCTTACTGAATATACCAAAGAATCTGCCATAATGG CTCCAGCTCCTTTTCAGATTGATTGTAAAATTCTACCAGATTCTCCAGTGCTACTAACAGAGCACCATCAGAAGCTTCAAGCATAa